tcagattttgtcttttcttttaatttcttcttcttctttttcttctctgatttTGAATCAGacccttcttcttcttcagaccctgatttcttttcctttttctctgatTCCGAATCGGATCCTTCTTTTGACTTTTCCTCggaattttgacttttttatcttcttcttctttttcttctctgatttTGAATCAGACCCTTCATCTTCAGACCCTGATTTCTTCTTGTCTGAATCTGAATCTGGTTCTTCCTTTGACTGTTCTACTTGTTGTTCTGAATCCGAGGACAAAAACAAGTACATGTATAGTATAAAGCTCACAGTGAAGATgtaatgatgatggtgagaaTAAATTAGTTTCACAGAAATGGCATTAAAATGAGTCCAGATTAACGGCCCAGATTTTCTGTAATTAACACAATTATCCTTCtataaaaactaatttaaaaacatCCTTTAGAAGTTGAAAAGCCCTCCtgtcccctctccctccccaacatTTTCTGTGTGTCCTGTTGCTCACCTGCCTCAACTTCGGGTTCACCGGGTTCACCGGGTTCACCAGGTTCACCAGGTTCAAGATACTTCGCCGCTGAGGGCGGCCTGTCCTCTGTCTCTGTAAGAGCAGACTCTACAATTTCTTCATCAGCCTGGTGGTACATCGGGAAAAGGAGTATTAGGACAACAAACTTTCATCCAGGTAAACAAGTATTTACGCTTATAACAAACTGTCGCCTAGGTCAATGAATACATACAggtattaaaaacataaattgtatGTTTACAAAACGGGTTGTGTGACCCGTGCATTCCACTGCACGAGACTAGATTGCACCTGTCCGACATCAGGGTGGCTGTAAAGTTTGAGCAGGTAGAAGACAGCCTGAGGACACCTGTCCTGTGCCTTGCGTCACCGAGTTTATTACTTGCACTTCAAAGGCGCCGACAGGTCCTGTACATGCCGGTGGCAGTGAGGACATTGCTGTATCGGTTACAGTCGCATTAAGTGTTATTACTTCTCACTCATCGACATCaatctgataattttttttaaatcttaaaaaaatcagacaattTACAAATCAACATATCCAGCACAAGTGATCTGAGATTTCCAGAGCAGATAATGTTGATCTTATGTGACACTTACTGCTATAAACTGTGATCACATGTAAACAGTTCAGCCTCATTTATCTACACTACCATCATAGTTTTAAGATATCTTAAAGTTTTCATTCTTGATCGCAATAGACAGACATGTGGTTCTGAGCTCACCCCTTGATGTGCTCAACGCCAGAGGAAAAAATCTGTCTCCTCATCGCAGCTGTCTACTTTGCATTTTGTGAATGTAGATGATAAGTGTTTTAAATCTTGCCTTTCACAGAGTAAACATTTATGTCAAGCCCAAATAAATGATTTGAACCCTACTACACATGGACAGGGGCAGATATCGGGTGTTTGTGTGGTGTCCAGAGATATGAAGGTGGTGGGAGGACAGGTCTGGGGTATATCTGCAAGAAGATTCGTTAATAACATTCCTGCCGCCACCCACCTAGTGTTACAAGGTTCG
This window of the Pomacea canaliculata isolate SZHN2017 linkage group LG4, ASM307304v1, whole genome shotgun sequence genome carries:
- the LOC112562285 gene encoding matrix-remodeling-associated protein 7-like, whose amino-acid sequence is MADEEIVESALTETEDRPPSAAKYLEPGEPGEPGEPGEPEVEAEQQVEQSKEEPDSDSDKKKSGSEDEGSDSKSEKKKKKKIKKSKFRGKVKRRIRFGIREKGKEIRV